GAGCTGCGCGGCCTGCGCTCCGAGGACGTCGACTTCCTCACCGTCCCGGTCGCCGGCACGGGCCGCAGCGAGGACGGGCAGTCGGTCGTCCTGCTCGACCACCCCGCCGCCGACGGGCTGTGGCAGGCGGTGCGCGACGGGACCCTGCCCGCCTGGACCGCCACGGCCGACGCCGACCTGCTCGGCAGCACCGTCGACTGACGCGCGGGTCCCGCCGCCCGCCCGCGGTGCGTGGTAAGCCTGCGCATGGCAGACGCGAGCCCACGCCCCGACCGCACGCCGGACCGCGACGACGAGGCCACCCCGATGAGACGGGTGCTGGGCTACCGGCTCCTGCTCGTCCTCATCGTCGGGGACATCCTGGGCGCCGGGATCTACACCCTGTCCGGCGTGGTCGCCGGCGAGATCGGCGGCGCGCTGTGGCTGCCGTTCCTCGTCGCGTTCGTGCTGGCCGCGCTCACCGCCTGCTCCTACGCCGAGCTGGTGGGGCGGTACCCGCAGGCCGCCGGCGCCGCGCTGTACGTGCAGCAGGCCGTCAAGATCCCGCTGCTCACCTTCATGGTGGCCTTCGCCGTCGTGCTGTCCGGCATCACGTCCGCGGCCACCGCGTCGCGGGCGATCGGCGGTGACTACCTGGAGGAGTTCGTCACCCTCCCGGTCGCGCTCGTCGCGGCCGTGTTCCTGCTGGTCGTCCTCGCGGTCAACCTGTGGGGCGTCAAGCAGTCGCTGACGATCAACCTCGTCCTCACCGGCGTCGAGGTCGTCGGCCTGCTCACCGTGCTCGGGCTCGGCGGGACCGCGGTGCTGACCGGCGTCGGCGACCTCGGCCGGCTCGGCGAGATCGACGCCGACGGGCTGTTCGCCATCTTCGGCGCCACGGCGCTGGCGTTCTACGCCCTCATCGGATTCGAGGACTCCGTCAACCTCGCCGAGGAGACCCGCGAGCCGCGGAAGGTCTTCCCCAAAGCCCTGTTCACCGGCCTCGGCCTGACCGGCGTCGTCTACCTCCTCATCGCCGTCATCTCCTCGACCCTGGTCGCCGCGGAGGACCTGGCGCAGAGCGACGGGCCGCTGCTGCTCGTCGTCGAGGCCGCCGGCTTCGACTACCCCAGCCAGCTGTTCGCCCTCATCTCGCTCGTCGCGGTGTCCAACACCGCCCTGATCAACCTCATCATGGCCAGCCGCCTGCTGTACGGCATGGGCCGCCAGCGGGTCATCCCCGGCGTCTTCGCCCGCGTCCTGCCGGGCCGGCGGACCCCGTGGGTGGGCGCCGCAGTGGCCACGGCCGCGACCTACGTGCTCGTGCTCACCGGGGAGCTCGACGGCCTGGCCGACACCACGGTGCTGTTCCTGCTCCTGGTCTTCACCAGCGTCAACGTCTCGTGCCTGGTGAGCCGCCGGGACCGCGTGCCCGGGCAGGGCTTCCGCGCCCCGACCGCGGTGCCGGTGCTCGGTGCCGTGGCGTCGGCGTTCTTCGCCAGCCCGTTCGCCGACCGCGACGCCGACGTCTACGTCCGCGCCGGCATCCTCCTGCTCGTCGGCCTCGCGCTGGCCGGGGTGGCCCGCCTGCTGCGCGGCGACACCGCGGTCCTCGACGTCGCCGAGCTCTCCGCGGACGCCGAGGGCGACGAGGCCGGGGTGGGCTC
This genomic interval from Aquipuribacter hungaricus contains the following:
- a CDS encoding APC family permease → MRRVLGYRLLLVLIVGDILGAGIYTLSGVVAGEIGGALWLPFLVAFVLAALTACSYAELVGRYPQAAGAALYVQQAVKIPLLTFMVAFAVVLSGITSAATASRAIGGDYLEEFVTLPVALVAAVFLLVVLAVNLWGVKQSLTINLVLTGVEVVGLLTVLGLGGTAVLTGVGDLGRLGEIDADGLFAIFGATALAFYALIGFEDSVNLAEETREPRKVFPKALFTGLGLTGVVYLLIAVISSTLVAAEDLAQSDGPLLLVVEAAGFDYPSQLFALISLVAVSNTALINLIMASRLLYGMGRQRVIPGVFARVLPGRRTPWVGAAVATAATYVLVLTGELDGLADTTVLFLLLVFTSVNVSCLVSRRDRVPGQGFRAPTAVPVLGAVASAFFASPFADRDADVYVRAGILLLVGLALAGVARLLRGDTAVLDVAELSADAEGDEAGVGSADTRGSRPRA